In one window of Brenneria goodwinii DNA:
- a CDS encoding ABC transporter permease, producing the protein MPRFILQRLAATLPVLCIVAVIVFMLLRLTSGDPALILAGDSATPEQLENIRATMGLDKPMLQQFLIWASGLLRGDLGVSLISGTPVSSMIADRFGPSLALCLSTIILAIAVAIPLGIVAAWQQGKSLDRLIMAGSVIGFSVPVFIFGYTLILIFSRWLGWLPVQGYRPLNEGVWPFFERLILPTLALSTAYIALIARIVRTSVIEVMGEDFIRTARAKGLKESGVLIHHALRNAAVPIVTIIGVSIAMLIGGVVVTESVFNIPGLGRLVLESVQARDYPIIQALILIFSALYIVINLVIDLLYALIDPRIRY; encoded by the coding sequence ATGCCAAGATTCATACTGCAACGCCTGGCGGCAACGCTGCCGGTACTGTGTATCGTCGCGGTGATCGTTTTTATGCTGCTGCGTCTTACCTCAGGCGACCCGGCGTTGATTCTGGCCGGCGACAGCGCCACGCCCGAGCAGTTGGAAAATATCCGCGCCACCATGGGGTTGGATAAGCCGATGCTGCAACAGTTCCTTATCTGGGCCAGCGGGCTGCTGCGCGGCGATTTGGGCGTCTCGCTGATCTCCGGCACGCCGGTGTCGTCAATGATTGCCGATCGCTTCGGCCCGTCGCTGGCGCTGTGCCTTTCCACCATCATATTGGCTATCGCCGTGGCTATCCCGCTGGGGATTGTGGCCGCCTGGCAGCAGGGGAAATCCCTGGATCGGTTGATTATGGCCGGTTCGGTCATCGGCTTTTCGGTGCCGGTGTTCATCTTTGGCTACACCCTGATTCTGATCTTCTCCCGCTGGCTCGGCTGGCTGCCGGTGCAGGGCTATCGTCCGCTGAACGAAGGCGTGTGGCCGTTTTTCGAACGGCTGATTTTACCGACGCTGGCGCTGAGCACCGCCTATATCGCCCTGATTGCCCGCATCGTGCGGACCAGCGTGATTGAAGTGATGGGGGAGGATTTCATCCGCACCGCGCGCGCCAAGGGGCTGAAAGAGAGCGGCGTGCTGATCCACCACGCGCTGCGCAACGCCGCGGTGCCGATTGTCACCATTATCGGCGTCAGCATCGCCATGCTGATTGGCGGCGTGGTGGTTACCGAGTCGGTGTTCAATATCCCGGGCCTGGGAAGGCTGGTGCTGGAGTCGGTACAGGCGCGTGATTATCCCATCATTCAGGCGCTGATTCTGATCTTCTCCGCGCTGTATATCGTGATCAATCTGGTTATCGATCTGCTCTACGCCCTGATCGATCCCCGTATCCGTTATTAA